A genomic segment from Candidatus Brocadia sinica JPN1 encodes:
- a CDS encoding RAMP superfamily CRISPR-associated protein, protein MQCHNEQGYLVSDKLFSRIVNDNLEVRTSVAIDPATGAAEEGALYTYEAIPRATVMWFDVVYNRPEYFRVRQNGIDQIIQHGKNTEGEGWKWIQENVEKGLPLMEHMGVGAMNTRGMGRFRILNIGGTVHGNT, encoded by the coding sequence ATGCAATGTCATAATGAACAGGGATATCTCGTATCAGATAAACTGTTTTCCCGCATTGTCAATGACAACCTTGAAGTCCGCACGTCGGTGGCTATTGATCCCGCCACAGGCGCTGCGGAGGAAGGCGCATTATATACCTATGAGGCAATACCACGGGCAACGGTTATGTGGTTTGATGTGGTTTACAACAGGCCAGAATATTTTCGAGTCAGGCAAAATGGAATTGACCAGATTATTCAGCATGGTAAAAACACAGAGGGAGAAGGTTGGAAATGGATTCAGGAAAATGTAGAAAAAGGGCTTCCCCTTATGGAACACATGGGAGTTGGTGCTATGAACACACGAGGAATGGGACGGTTTAGGATACTTAATATCGGAGGAACAGTTCATGGAAATACTTGA